A window from uncultured Desulfobacter sp. encodes these proteins:
- a CDS encoding ATP-binding protein: MFRKKTKLIWRIFPSFLVITLLSLAVEAWYSTSYFKSFFLETAERELSARAILLQDVFGHFLYVDGHPHAEVDALCKKLGKKIQTRITVILHSGEVIGDSLARVETMENHRNRPEIQKAFSGGKSVAIRYSDTLDKNMMYIAMPLAYSGGDAAVIRTAVSISHIDAKVEGMRNSIALVLVLTTVAAALASLYVSRRITRPVEKMRQGAKAFSKGNLTRQLSIPDTEELSQLARAMNSMASELNKKIIDVKNRSRELEAVHASMEEGVIAISSGEQIITINKAAAQIFDFPPETLKAKHVLEVARNYDLQIFLKKALATAEPVEDDIIIDADERMVLNIHSTALYDTHDERMGTLIIFRDITRIRLLETMHKDFAANVSHELKTPLTTIKGFIETLQQMMADGEHTAPDSSEQFARFLGIIEKNVNRMVRLIEDLLALSRLERLKGTDIQLEIHPLADSIHKVVRFCADRAQSLGISMDVHCPDTIAGMVDPTLIEQAVYNLVDNALKYGGEGTSITINAELKDDKMEIQVKDTGPGIDASHLPKIFNRFYRVDKGRSREQGGTGLGLAIVKHIVRYHNGRIDVESRRGKGTCFTMTIPVETEKKTVSG, translated from the coding sequence ATGTTTCGTAAAAAAACAAAGCTGATTTGGCGGATTTTCCCATCGTTTCTCGTTATTACGCTTTTATCTCTGGCCGTTGAAGCCTGGTATTCCACCAGTTATTTTAAAAGCTTTTTTCTTGAAACTGCCGAGCGTGAACTCTCGGCCAGGGCCATCCTGTTACAGGACGTGTTTGGTCATTTCTTATATGTGGACGGCCACCCCCACGCGGAGGTTGATGCCCTATGTAAAAAACTGGGGAAAAAAATTCAGACCCGCATTACGGTTATTCTCCATTCAGGAGAGGTAATCGGTGACTCCTTGGCCAGGGTAGAGACCATGGAAAATCACAGGAATCGGCCTGAAATCCAGAAGGCGTTTTCCGGGGGAAAGAGTGTGGCCATACGCTACAGCGACACCCTGGATAAGAATATGATGTATATTGCCATGCCGCTTGCTTACAGTGGGGGCGATGCCGCTGTGATCCGGACGGCTGTTTCCATTTCGCATATTGATGCCAAAGTTGAGGGGATGCGTAATTCAATTGCTTTGGTCCTGGTGTTGACCACCGTGGCTGCAGCCCTGGCAAGCCTGTATGTGTCAAGGCGCATAACCAGGCCCGTGGAAAAGATGCGTCAGGGGGCCAAGGCGTTTTCCAAGGGCAATTTGACCCGCCAGCTGTCCATTCCGGATACCGAAGAACTTTCCCAGCTGGCCCGGGCCATGAATTCGATGGCGTCCGAACTTAATAAAAAAATTATAGATGTCAAAAACCGAAGCCGGGAACTTGAAGCTGTCCATGCCAGTATGGAGGAGGGGGTCATCGCCATCAGCAGCGGGGAACAGATCATCACCATCAATAAGGCTGCTGCTCAAATATTTGACTTCCCCCCGGAAACGCTGAAAGCAAAACACGTGCTTGAGGTTGCCAGAAATTATGATCTGCAGATCTTCCTTAAAAAGGCCCTTGCCACCGCCGAACCCGTGGAAGATGATATCATCATTGACGCAGATGAGCGCATGGTGCTCAATATCCATTCCACTGCATTGTATGACACCCATGATGAACGCATGGGCACCCTGATTATTTTCCGTGATATAACCCGGATCAGGCTGCTTGAAACCATGCACAAGGATTTTGCGGCAAATGTATCCCACGAATTAAAAACACCTTTAACCACAATCAAAGGGTTTATCGAGACACTTCAGCAGATGATGGCAGACGGGGAGCATACAGCCCCGGATTCATCAGAGCAGTTCGCCAGGTTCCTGGGGATCATTGAAAAAAATGTGAACCGGATGGTCCGCCTGATTGAGGATCTTCTGGCCCTATCAAGACTGGAGCGCCTGAAAGGCACCGATATTCAGCTTGAGATTCACCCTTTGGCCGATTCGATCCATAAGGTCGTAAGGTTTTGCGCCGACCGGGCCCAGTCTCTGGGGATATCAATGGACGTCCACTGCCCGGACACCATCGCAGGTATGGTGGACCCCACCCTCATTGAGCAGGCCGTGTATAATCTGGTGGATAATGCCTTAAAGTACGGCGGTGAGGGAACATCCATTACTATAAATGCCGAACTCAAAGACGATAAAATGGAGATCCAGGTCAAAGATACGGGGCCGGGCATTGATGCCAGCCATCTGCCGAAAATATTCAACCGGTTTTACCGGGTGGACAAAGGTCGAAGCCGGGAGCAGGGGGGGACTGGCTTAGGGTTGGCCATCGTCAAACATATTGTCAGGTACCACAACGGCCGCATTGATGTGGAGAGCCGCCGGGGGAAAGGG